Within Agarivorans litoreus, the genomic segment AATATCTGTCGCCGTTTAGCTCACAAGGAAGGAGCATAGATAGAATGAAAATCGCCATTATAGGTGCCGGCATCTCCGGCATGACCTGTGCGCACTTATTAAAAGAGCAGCATGAAGTAACGCTATTAGAGCAAAACGACTACTTAGGTGGCCACACCGCTACTAACCAAGTCACTATAGAGGGCAAAGAGCACGCAGTAGACACCGGTTTTATTGTGTTTAATGACCGCACCTATCCTCTGTTTAATAAGTTATTAGCCAAGTTGGGCATTCAAGCTCAAGAAACTGAAATGAGCTTTAGTGTGGTAAATCCCGAGCTCAACTTGCAGTACAACGGCCACGATTTAAATACCTTGTTTGCCCAACGCAGCAACTTACTCAAACCTAGTTTTTACAAGTTTATAAATGAAATACTGCGTTTCAATAAGTTAGCTAAAGCCGCGGTAGACATCGATACCGCGGTAAGCCTTGGCCAGTTTTTAGAGCAGCATCGCTTCTCGCGCATGTTTCAAGAGAACTACTTATTACCAATGGGCGCGGCCATTTGGTCTTCTTCGTTAAACGGCATTATGCAGTTTCCGATGCAGTTTTTTGCTCGCTTTTTTGTGAATCACGGTTTGTTAGACGTAGCCAACCGGCCGCAATGGTATGTCATCCCTGGGGGCTCAAAACAATACATTAAGCCGCTGTTAGCGGGTTTAGATGAGCAGATCCGTTTGAACAGCCAAGTGAGTAGCATTCAGCGAGATGATATAGGCGTTAAAATTGAAACCAGCGATGGCTGGCAATGGCAGGGGGATGCGGTAATTTTTGCTTGTCATAGTGACCAAGCGTTGTCGGCGTTAGGCGCACAGGCCAGTGATGATGAGCGTTCGGTACTAGGCAAACTCAAGTATCAAAATAACGAAGTAATTCTGCATACCGACGAGCGCTTATTGCCAAGCATTCATCGTGCGCGAGCCAGTTGGAATTACCTATTACCACCTAGTGGTGATAGAGGCGACCGCCTAGCCAGTGTTACCTACGACATGAACCGTTTGCAGGGCTTAAGCGATGCGCCGCAGTTTTGCGTTACCCTAAACCCCCTAGAGCCGATAGC encodes:
- a CDS encoding NAD(P)/FAD-dependent oxidoreductase, whose product is MKIAIIGAGISGMTCAHLLKEQHEVTLLEQNDYLGGHTATNQVTIEGKEHAVDTGFIVFNDRTYPLFNKLLAKLGIQAQETEMSFSVVNPELNLQYNGHDLNTLFAQRSNLLKPSFYKFINEILRFNKLAKAAVDIDTAVSLGQFLEQHRFSRMFQENYLLPMGAAIWSSSLNGIMQFPMQFFARFFVNHGLLDVANRPQWYVIPGGSKQYIKPLLAGLDEQIRLNSQVSSIQRDDIGVKIETSDGWQWQGDAVIFACHSDQALSALGAQASDDERSVLGKLKYQNNEVILHTDERLLPSIHRARASWNYLLPPSGDRGDRLASVTYDMNRLQGLSDAPQFCVTLNPLEPIAEDKVIKRFNYMHPVFSIDGHQAQQQRDVICGHNNSYFCGAYWHNGFHEDGVRSAVEVCRKFGVDL